In Leptospira kanakyensis, a genomic segment contains:
- a CDS encoding acetoacetate--CoA ligase, with protein MATQNILWTPHSKETNLSRFLGHLETKFNKSFSDYVSLHKFSVDEYQSFWKEWLSYSGFKLHREPEKTMETGTHFSKSSWFPGALYNFAENLLEVGNPNDVSLVFYSEDGQIQRLTYSELKIEVLKLQKHLYALGVIKGDRVVGLVPNAPISTIGMLATTSLGAIWSSASPDFGVRGILDRFEQIQPKVLISVESYLFKGKKISIVDKLEEVSNKLTNVINSEFKQTLVYDFVEPIQDFGKIKFPFHYKEIGSVNPGEKLTYTSIGFSDPVYIMFSSGTTGLPKCIVQGGGVLLNHTKELSLHCNLSKQNRFFYYTTCGWMMWNWSQSALALGATLYQFDGNPFHPSWETLWSMAEKESIQVFGTSAKYLSVLEEEKVSVQSKYSLVDLKVILSTGSPLPNSGFRYVYENIKKDVQLSSISGGTDLNGCFALGNPNLPVFEGQIQCKGLGMDVQVFNDMGKSVENEKGELVCPTPFPSMPLSFWNDESGAKYKSAYFETYDNIWCHGDFASITPENGLVIYGRSDATLNPGGVRIGTADIYSVVSTIPEVKDSVIIGQEYKDDVRVILFVVTADGVSLDDVLVKKIKEKIKLETSPRHVPALILSVPEIPYTVNGKKVEIAVKQTVAGLEVKNKNALANPNSLDYFKNRKELSV; from the coding sequence ATGGCGACTCAAAATATACTTTGGACACCTCATTCAAAAGAGACAAACCTATCCCGTTTTTTAGGCCATCTGGAAACTAAATTTAATAAATCATTTTCTGATTATGTTTCTTTGCATAAGTTCTCGGTAGATGAATACCAATCGTTCTGGAAAGAATGGTTATCCTATTCTGGTTTTAAGTTACATCGTGAACCGGAAAAAACAATGGAAACAGGTACCCATTTTTCAAAGTCAAGTTGGTTCCCTGGTGCCTTGTATAATTTTGCTGAAAATTTGCTTGAAGTTGGAAATCCAAATGATGTTTCTTTGGTGTTTTATTCGGAAGATGGCCAAATTCAAAGATTAACATATTCAGAATTAAAAATCGAAGTTTTAAAATTACAAAAACATTTGTATGCGCTCGGTGTAATAAAAGGGGATCGTGTTGTCGGCCTAGTTCCGAACGCACCTATATCCACCATTGGGATGTTGGCTACCACTTCGTTAGGTGCTATATGGTCTAGTGCTTCACCAGATTTTGGTGTTCGGGGAATCCTTGATAGGTTTGAACAAATCCAACCTAAAGTTTTGATTTCTGTGGAGTCTTATTTGTTTAAAGGCAAAAAAATATCCATAGTTGATAAGTTGGAAGAAGTATCAAACAAACTCACAAATGTTATTAATTCAGAATTCAAACAAACTTTAGTTTATGATTTTGTGGAACCTATCCAAGATTTTGGTAAAATCAAATTTCCATTTCATTATAAAGAAATCGGTTCTGTAAATCCAGGAGAGAAACTTACATATACTTCGATTGGTTTTTCTGATCCAGTTTATATTATGTTTTCCTCTGGAACAACAGGTCTTCCTAAGTGTATTGTCCAAGGTGGGGGAGTGCTTCTTAATCACACAAAAGAACTTTCGTTACACTGTAATTTGTCTAAACAAAATCGTTTTTTTTATTATACAACTTGTGGTTGGATGATGTGGAACTGGTCTCAGTCTGCTTTGGCATTAGGTGCCACTCTTTATCAATTTGATGGGAATCCATTCCATCCTTCCTGGGAAACTTTATGGTCAATGGCAGAGAAAGAATCCATCCAAGTTTTTGGAACGAGTGCCAAATACCTTTCTGTTTTAGAGGAAGAAAAAGTCTCCGTTCAATCCAAGTATTCATTAGTAGATTTGAAAGTGATTCTTTCTACGGGTTCACCATTACCTAACTCCGGATTTCGTTATGTGTATGAAAATATAAAAAAAGATGTGCAACTGTCTTCTATTTCCGGAGGAACAGACTTAAATGGATGTTTTGCTTTGGGAAATCCCAACTTACCAGTGTTTGAAGGTCAAATCCAATGTAAGGGTTTGGGTATGGATGTACAAGTATTCAATGATATGGGTAAGTCGGTAGAAAATGAAAAAGGTGAGCTCGTTTGTCCTACACCATTCCCTTCGATGCCACTTTCTTTTTGGAATGATGAGTCGGGTGCCAAATACAAATCTGCCTATTTTGAAACTTACGATAATATTTGGTGTCATGGTGATTTTGCATCTATCACACCAGAGAATGGACTTGTGATTTATGGTCGCTCTGATGCTACCTTGAATCCAGGTGGTGTACGGATTGGAACTGCTGATATTTACTCTGTAGTTTCAACGATTCCGGAAGTGAAAGACAGTGTGATCATTGGCCAAGAGTATAAGGATGATGTTCGTGTTATTTTGTTTGTGGTTACGGCAGATGGTGTTTCTCTAGATGATGTTTTAGTCAAAAAAATCAAAGAAAAAATCAAATTGGAAACTTCTCCGAGGCATGTTCCGGCATTAATACTTTCTGTTCCAGAAATCCCATATACTGTGAATGGGAAAAAAGTAGAAATTGCCGTCAAACAAACAGTAGCTGGTTTGGAGGTAAAAAACAAAAATGCTTTGGCAAATCCAAATTCTTTGGACTATTTTAAAAACAGAAAGGAACTGAGTGTATGA
- a CDS encoding efflux RND transporter periplasmic adaptor subunit — translation MKKQTLILIFSLLLISASIYFWKFSKTNNDLESTKETKDLVKLSLENQKSLGIETEIIQKESIQTKIELIGETEAVPDAIIDVPARISGRITSVFFVEGDTIKKGQKLATIDSPELAKLRSTYLVAKSKFTAAEQNLIRIQSLVKMNLAAKQEFIDAETNLKVVESEKNAAEENLRANGLPIDNSASGVYTVFAPRSGLALSRNAIPGSIILGNQILTTIAELSSLWFQAKIFENDLKYLSEGDKGKIILNAYPDLEFEGTLEHIGEKVDPESRTVHARVVFKNKNRKAKIGLFGKAILMVNQKEGIQVSEESVQSYQNRKFIFIETKPNEFQWTEVEIGNVNDGQVEILSGIKPGERIVTKSAFELKAILFKSTFGGE, via the coding sequence ATGAAAAAACAAACACTTATCTTAATTTTTTCCCTTCTTTTGATTTCTGCTTCCATATATTTTTGGAAGTTTAGTAAAACTAATAACGATTTAGAATCCACAAAAGAAACCAAAGACTTAGTAAAACTTTCTTTAGAAAATCAGAAAAGTTTAGGAATAGAAACTGAAATCATCCAAAAAGAATCCATCCAAACAAAAATTGAACTGATTGGTGAAACAGAAGCAGTACCAGATGCAATCATTGATGTACCGGCAAGGATTTCAGGGCGTATCACTTCCGTTTTTTTTGTAGAAGGTGATACCATCAAAAAAGGTCAAAAACTAGCTACCATCGATTCACCAGAACTTGCAAAACTAAGATCAACTTATTTAGTAGCAAAGTCAAAATTTACCGCAGCCGAACAAAACTTAATTAGAATCCAATCATTGGTTAAAATGAATTTAGCCGCAAAACAAGAGTTTATCGATGCAGAAACAAATCTAAAAGTTGTTGAATCAGAAAAAAATGCGGCAGAAGAAAACTTACGAGCAAATGGCTTACCGATCGATAATTCTGCTTCTGGAGTATATACTGTATTTGCACCAAGGTCAGGGCTTGCTCTTTCCCGAAATGCCATTCCCGGTTCCATCATTTTAGGAAATCAAATTCTAACCACCATTGCCGAACTTTCTTCTCTTTGGTTCCAAGCAAAAATATTTGAAAACGATTTAAAATATCTTTCGGAAGGTGATAAAGGAAAAATTATTTTGAATGCTTATCCTGATTTGGAATTTGAAGGAACATTGGAACATATTGGCGAAAAGGTAGACCCAGAATCGAGAACGGTTCATGCAAGGGTAGTTTTTAAAAACAAAAACCGTAAAGCAAAGATTGGTTTATTCGGAAAAGCCATCCTAATGGTGAATCAAAAGGAAGGTATACAAGTTTCTGAAGAATCAGTACAATCTTATCAAAATCGAAAGTTTATATTTATTGAAACCAAACCGAATGAGTTTCAATGGACAGAAGTCGAAATAGGAAATGTGAATGATGGACAAGTGGAAATCCTTTCTGGAATCAAACCAGGAGAAAGAATAGTCACAAAATCTGCCTTTGAACTCAAAGCCATCTTATTCAAATCTACGTTTGGTGGAGAATAA
- a CDS encoding c-type cytochrome: protein MIQFGKSKVFKKTYFVLLGLVCCSFIFPHCSPENESPIKEPPPPPAVTVPFPEAMYVQNGCAACHGMVGNGRGTRSHLLSNSRVPNFQDKSTYIYGSTKEAIAKTIKNGIPGTYMKAYAHMRKQEIDAVAEYIQKMQR, encoded by the coding sequence ATGATTCAGTTTGGAAAATCAAAGGTTTTCAAAAAAACTTATTTTGTTTTATTAGGATTGGTTTGTTGTTCCTTTATCTTTCCTCATTGTTCGCCTGAAAATGAATCACCAATCAAAGAACCACCTCCTCCTCCGGCCGTGACCGTTCCTTTTCCCGAAGCGATGTATGTACAAAATGGATGTGCTGCCTGTCATGGAATGGTGGGTAATGGAAGGGGAACCAGATCACACTTGTTATCCAACTCGCGTGTTCCGAACTTTCAAGACAAGTCTACATACATTTATGGATCTACAAAAGAAGCCATAGCCAAAACCATTAAAAACGGAATTCCAGGAACCTATATGAAAGCCTATGCACATATGCGAAAACAGGAAATTGATGCAGTGGCAGAATACATCCAAAAGATGCAAAGATAA
- a CDS encoding MBOAT family O-acyltransferase, with protein sequence MLFNSIDYLYFFVACYSIYWILPSQFRKYVLIIFSLLFYGYWSGSFLIHFITFIVISHFCVLGILKTRKKIYLYLGVGLNLINLCFFKYILTYLQYLMKEGELSLPILQSLSEFVLPLAISFYTFQMIAYIVDAWRGKFTESPFMNFLLFILFFPQLIAGPIMRHDDFYDQIDNAKLNVDFLQRGILHIISGLVKKVLIADQLAKIINPVYMNPGDYDGISILLTTVAFSFQVYGDFSGYTDLARGSAFLLGYEIPENFRSPFLSVSFSELWSRWHYTLSTWIRDYLYIPLGGNRVSEIRYNINTIVVMSLSGLWHGNTYTFFLWGFFHGIFLSIERIAFGKPDRKSMSFGKKILAALWVFAIFCILATFFRIDSLNKIYIFWSSALNQTGKFIYRPDFWGLMAVSYLLQFLEFKNYFSNKLKPYVNWIIPVLIFLVYFALIKIESPVETFIYFQF encoded by the coding sequence ATGCTGTTCAATTCCATTGACTATCTTTACTTTTTTGTAGCTTGTTATTCTATTTATTGGATTTTACCTTCTCAGTTTCGCAAATACGTTCTCATCATTTTCTCTCTGTTATTCTATGGATACTGGAGTGGTTCTTTTTTAATCCATTTTATTACATTCATCGTCATCTCTCATTTTTGTGTATTGGGGATTTTAAAAACTAGAAAAAAAATATACTTATACCTTGGTGTTGGCCTCAACCTTATCAATCTCTGTTTTTTTAAGTACATTTTGACCTACCTCCAATACTTGATGAAAGAAGGTGAATTATCATTACCCATCTTACAATCTTTGTCGGAATTCGTTTTACCACTTGCTATTAGTTTTTATACCTTTCAAATGATTGCATACATTGTTGATGCATGGAGAGGAAAATTCACCGAATCTCCGTTTATGAATTTTCTACTATTCATTTTATTTTTTCCACAACTCATCGCAGGCCCGATCATGCGCCACGACGATTTTTATGACCAAATTGATAATGCAAAACTTAACGTTGATTTTTTACAAAGAGGAATCCTTCACATCATCTCTGGACTTGTCAAAAAAGTTTTAATCGCCGACCAATTGGCTAAAATCATCAATCCTGTTTATATGAATCCGGGTGATTATGACGGAATTTCTATTTTGCTAACTACCGTTGCTTTTTCTTTTCAAGTGTATGGAGATTTTTCTGGTTATACAGATTTAGCAAGAGGTTCTGCCTTTTTATTAGGTTACGAAATTCCTGAAAACTTCCGATCTCCTTTTTTATCAGTAAGTTTTAGCGAACTATGGTCTAGATGGCATTATACTCTCTCTACCTGGATTCGCGATTATTTGTATATTCCGTTAGGTGGCAACAGAGTTTCAGAAATAAGATATAATATCAACACCATCGTTGTTATGTCTTTATCTGGATTATGGCATGGGAATACTTATACATTCTTTTTATGGGGATTTTTTCACGGGATCTTTTTATCTATAGAACGAATTGCTTTTGGAAAACCGGACCGGAAGTCTATGAGTTTTGGAAAAAAGATTTTGGCTGCTCTTTGGGTATTTGCTATTTTTTGTATCCTTGCTACTTTCTTTCGAATTGATTCGTTAAACAAAATATATATCTTTTGGTCTTCTGCATTGAACCAAACAGGTAAGTTTATATACCGTCCTGATTTTTGGGGACTAATGGCCGTTAGTTACCTTTTACAATTTTTAGAATTCAAAAATTATTTCTCAAACAAACTAAAACCTTACGTAAATTGGATCATTCCAGTTCTTATCTTTTTAGTTTATTTCGCTCTCATCAAAATCGAATCCCCAGTGGAAACATTCATTTACTTCCAATTTTAA
- a CDS encoding DUF1574 family protein, whose product MKDIRIYFIPFLLLLLVIVVDKLICIPEIRESGRRTYKAGQNLILGMPTIWEENKTIQKSGKRVVVVTGTSRSESFHQWKEIPVSKSIIQEPVYFETRTAIKASEFLLYYLIIKSMTDSGFKPDVLFLEFSEEMFNENNVYTYKTKWAELMLHEDELLDIYDAMNPQFKRDIIARLLFLGYNYHFNPILAVKNLASGKRVANDDYFIGLSSYMNEKKQFAPDHIGYHVNNFPEKEYQDRIVGYAESRKLYFLNNYRISNPEINFFRKIIDHAEKHNIPMVIWEPQIHPYFQDIRKKITGGDLFNKNIKQYIDPNSKNIRYISLNEGNTNCQTYVDCSHVSPICVPEIADKLLQTAKEIPNYK is encoded by the coding sequence ATGAAAGACATTCGCATTTATTTTATCCCCTTCTTACTTTTACTCCTAGTCATTGTAGTAGATAAGTTAATTTGTATTCCTGAAATTCGCGAAAGTGGCAGAAGGACTTATAAAGCCGGCCAGAATTTAATTTTAGGTATGCCAACCATTTGGGAGGAAAATAAAACCATCCAAAAAAGTGGTAAACGGGTGGTAGTTGTTACGGGAACTTCTCGATCAGAAAGTTTCCACCAATGGAAAGAAATTCCAGTATCCAAGTCGATCATCCAAGAACCTGTTTATTTTGAAACAAGAACAGCCATTAAAGCATCTGAATTTTTATTATATTATTTAATCATAAAGTCCATGACAGATTCAGGATTCAAACCTGATGTTCTATTTCTAGAGTTTTCAGAAGAAATGTTCAATGAAAACAATGTGTATACATACAAAACAAAGTGGGCAGAACTTATGTTACACGAAGATGAGCTCCTGGACATCTACGATGCAATGAACCCACAATTCAAACGAGATATCATTGCTCGACTTTTATTTTTAGGTTACAATTACCATTTCAATCCAATCCTTGCGGTAAAAAATTTAGCCTCAGGCAAAAGAGTCGCCAATGATGATTACTTCATCGGGTTGTCATCTTATATGAATGAAAAAAAACAATTTGCACCTGATCACATTGGTTATCATGTAAATAATTTTCCCGAAAAAGAATACCAAGATCGAATTGTTGGTTATGCGGAGTCTCGAAAACTTTATTTTTTAAACAATTACCGAATTTCGAATCCCGAAATTAATTTCTTTCGTAAGATCATAGATCATGCAGAGAAACATAATATTCCGATGGTCATTTGGGAACCGCAGATCCACCCCTACTTTCAAGACATAAGAAAAAAAATCACCGGTGGTGATCTTTTTAATAAAAATATTAAACAATATATCGATCCAAATTCAAAAAATATTCGTTATATAAGTTTGAACGAAGGAAATACAAATTGCCAGACTTATGTGGATTGTAGCCATGTTTCTCCGATTTGTGTGCCAGAAATTGCAGATAAGTTATTGCAAACTGCAAAGGAAATTCCAAACTATAAGTAA
- a CDS encoding TolC family protein, with translation MNFIFYPKQRNVFLFCLVYIHFYVFPIQGEPNEFSTNSCRKDNSILELSRCIVSKHPDYRIEEIKLKEISGRKKIASYYFPSNPTFSSYIATRKGESSGPVSLSGPNAANNFQVMVNQEIFTNGKREIAVQIADEEFKAQVFRLESVRRSLEFEALKKITRFRYLYLEEENSRDNLNLVKELKKISKARVNEGLSPGIDESLSESEEIRIYKIWNQIHRLSENTNSELEVLLGFPLDKDTIQTQNWILPKDLSREKTELIQMAMLMRPELMLSEKEIELALLRQNEVRRQKIPNVSLGAFAQNDGFNEKVVGGMVSFPMTIWRDYEGETIIASAKIDNSKELKESVSRNIKQEVLFALTNYITLSEEIKFYDTQTMDRAELDLKNLQEAIRFGKIKIIDAINQQRILLQTKLNYLNTKTEFEISQIELVRVLGLPSDSLGVKP, from the coding sequence ATGAATTTTATTTTTTATCCCAAACAGAGGAATGTATTTCTATTTTGTTTGGTTTATATCCATTTTTATGTTTTTCCAATACAGGGAGAACCTAACGAATTTTCAACGAACAGTTGTCGAAAAGACAATTCGATATTAGAACTCAGTCGATGTATCGTTAGTAAACATCCTGACTATCGAATCGAAGAAATCAAATTAAAGGAAATCTCAGGTAGGAAAAAAATTGCTTCTTACTATTTTCCGTCAAATCCGACTTTTAGTAGTTATATTGCTACAAGAAAAGGAGAATCTTCTGGACCCGTATCTCTATCTGGGCCAAATGCGGCAAATAACTTTCAAGTTATGGTCAACCAAGAGATCTTTACTAATGGGAAAAGAGAAATTGCTGTCCAAATTGCTGACGAAGAATTTAAAGCACAAGTTTTTCGTTTAGAATCTGTAAGGCGGTCTTTGGAATTCGAAGCACTAAAAAAAATCACTCGTTTTCGATATCTTTATTTAGAAGAAGAAAACAGTCGTGATAATTTAAACCTAGTTAAAGAATTAAAAAAAATTTCAAAAGCAAGAGTGAACGAAGGACTTTCTCCTGGAATCGATGAATCCTTATCAGAATCGGAAGAAATTAGAATCTATAAAATCTGGAACCAAATCCATAGACTTTCGGAAAATACAAATTCTGAATTGGAAGTATTACTTGGATTTCCTTTAGATAAAGATACAATACAAACTCAAAATTGGATTTTACCAAAAGACCTTTCTCGGGAAAAAACTGAATTGATTCAAATGGCTATGTTAATGCGTCCGGAACTGATGTTATCAGAAAAGGAAATAGAATTGGCTTTACTCCGCCAAAACGAAGTAAGACGACAAAAAATTCCAAACGTAAGTTTAGGAGCTTTTGCGCAAAATGACGGATTCAATGAAAAAGTAGTTGGTGGTATGGTCAGTTTCCCAATGACAATTTGGAGAGACTACGAAGGAGAGACCATCATCGCTTCAGCAAAAATTGATAATTCCAAAGAACTAAAGGAATCGGTTTCAAGAAATATCAAACAAGAAGTTTTATTTGCTCTAACAAACTACATAACATTGTCTGAAGAAATTAAATTCTATGATACACAAACAATGGATCGGGCAGAATTAGATTTAAAAAATCTACAAGAAGCAATTCGATTTGGCAAAATTAAAATTATAGATGCAATCAACCAACAAAGAATTCTTTTACAAACAAAACTGAATTACCTGAACACAAAAACAGAATTTGAAATATCTCAAATTGAACTTGTTCGTGTTCTCGGATTACCTAGCGACTCATTAGGGGTCAAACCATGA